The window GCGAGGAGGGGGACACCCTGTTCGAGGGCGGCGATGATCCTGGGGAGCTGTGCGTCGTAGTCGTCCCTGTCGGAGATGACGAGGTTCCTGAAGACGTCGGATTTCAGGTCCTCCCTTTTGTCGGGCTTGACGATGACAGGGAAGGGGACAGAGAGGATCCGCTCGGCGTCCTCCACCCGCTCGATAGGGGCCGTCTTCGGGTACGGCACCCCCAGCGCCTCGCAGCACCTGTACTGATAATACTTGTTCAGGCAGAGGCCCAGGTTGGCCGGGTTGATCGGGAGAAAACAGAAGGACCCGACCTTCCCGGCAAGGGCGTCCAGAACCTCCAGGTGGACGTCGTCAGTGGGGTAGACGACGACCTGCCCGTACTCCTCGCCAAGTTTTTTCAGTTCGGCGTGGACGCTCTCCTCGGTGGCCTCAGCGCGGATGAACCGCGTGATCTTGTTGCTGTACGCCCCGGGTTTTCTGTTGTGGTCGAGGAGGACGATATCGCCCACGCCCCGGTCGTACAGTTCCTGGATGATGGAGTAGCCGTTCACGTACCCCCCCATCACCAGGGCGCAGCGCTCCTTCTTCATCGCAGACATCCCCTCTCCGCGCCGTGAGGACGCCCTGCCGAAACAGAGGCCCCCTCTTCGTCTTCTCCGGTGACTCCTCTTGTCTGGTCCTGTCTGAGCATCGCATGGAGACGCTCGTCATCGCCGCCATTCTGATGGTCCATCGTACAAAGACCTTGCGGGCATTTTTCGGGTCTGCCGGGCTGCAGGGGAATGGAGCCTGCAGGATCGGGGGTCGGCGCCCTCTCTACCTTTCGTGACAGGGTGTATGCGGGTGGACCGGAATAGACCTGTCTCTGGAGACATTTTATATCTACATTTGCATCTCCCGGACAGAATACCCCTGCCTCTCCTCCTGGTGTCCGCCCTCACCGGGATCCGGGCCGGTGAGGCGGGGTATGAGGCCGGGTATTTTTTTCTATATTTTGATAATTATCTGTGTTTATAGATTCTGATGATACGTGTGTTGATACAACGGTGGGCGAAAATTCTAAGAGCTATGCGCGCCTCATGTGGTCCGGATGATCCGTTCGAAAGATGACTACTTATTCTACATGAAAGCAGACAAAATTTCGTCAGGAATTGGGCGGGCAAGACCCCGGCCATTGATAGGGGACGATCTGTGGAAATTCCAGTTGCTGATGAGGAAGTGCGAGTACTGGAACAACTGCCTGAAAAATATCAGCCCTGCCCATGCCCTGTTCTATTATACGCTCCAGTACAGGTACCACCAGATGTCGGTGCGCCTCGGCTTCACCATCCCCCTGAACGTCTTCGGGCCCGGCCTGTCCATCGCCCACTACGGCCAGCTCGTCGTCAACAGCGCCGCCGAGATCGGGGAAAACTGCCGGATCCACCCGGGCGCCAATATCGGGTCCCATGACGAGACAGCCCCGAAGATCGGGAATAATGTCTATATCGGCCCGGGCGCGAAGATCTTCGGCGACATCACGATCGCGGACGGCATCGCCATCGGCGCCAACAGCGTCGTGAACAGATCTTTTCTTGAACCGAATATCTCCATCGCCGGCGTCCCTGCGAGGAAAGTCTCTGACACGGGGTCGCTTCCCTATATCGTTCGGGGCACCGAGGCCCTCAGGGGCCAGACTCTCTGACCTCCCCATGTCGGGTTTTGATTTTCCGAATGCCCCCGTATCGAGGACCGGGCCATACAAAGGATAATATAGAGCAAATCGAATCTATGCTCCATACCCCATGTCGCGTTTTGTCACCAATGTCCTGAAACTTGTCTCAGGCAGCGTCATCGCCCAGGCGGCGGGCGTCCTTCTCATCCCGGTCATCAGCCGCCTGTACACCCCTGACGACTTCGGGGTCTTCCAGGTCTTCCTCTCGATCGCCGGGATCCTCGCGATCATCTCCTGCTTCTCCTATCACCTTGCCATCATGCTCCCGGGGGAGGACGAAGACGCTGCAAACCTCGCGGTCCTCAGCGCCGTCCTGGTGGTGGCGACATCGGCCGTCAGCGGTGCGGTCCTCATCCTCTTCGCCGAAAATATCGCGGCCGCCCTGAACTTCCCCGCCCTTGCCGGGTATATCGGTCTCATCCCGGCCCTCGTCCTCTTGAACGGCCTTTTTTTTGTCCTGAACTACTGGCTCTCCAGGCGGGAGAAGTTCGGCACTGTGGCAGGGGGCAGGGTGGCGAACTCCCTGGTCAACAAGGGGGTGCAGATCGGGGCCGGCATCGGCGCGGCCTCTCCGCTCGGCCTCATCGGGGGGGCCGTGGCCGGGTACGGCGCCGCCGACATCCTGATGCTTGGCGAGGTCAGGAAGGATCGGCACCTCCTTTCGTCAGTCACCCTGGCGAGGGTCAGGGCACTCGCCGTCAGGTACAGGAAGTTCCCGATCTTCACCTCCTGGTCGACCGCGGCCAACGAGGTCTCCCGCCAGATCTCCCCGATATTCCTCGCCTTCTTCTTCACCCCGGCCATCGTCGGGCTGTACTCCCTCGCATACCAGACGGTGAGTCTCCCCCTCGGCCT is drawn from Methanofollis sp. and contains these coding sequences:
- a CDS encoding lipopolysaccharide biosynthesis protein yields the protein MSRFVTNVLKLVSGSVIAQAAGVLLIPVISRLYTPDDFGVFQVFLSIAGILAIISCFSYHLAIMLPGEDEDAANLAVLSAVLVVATSAVSGAVLILFAENIAAALNFPALAGYIGLIPALVLLNGLFFVLNYWLSRREKFGTVAGGRVANSLVNKGVQIGAGIGAASPLGLIGGAVAGYGAADILMLGEVRKDRHLLSSVTLARVRALAVRYRKFPIFTSWSTAANEVSRQISPIFLAFFFTPAIVGLYSLAYQTVSLPLGLVGTAVSQVFFQRASEERKKTGKIGPIVQEVHRRLVAISIFPMLLLLIIGEEMFVFFLGPQWYEAGFYVKLLVPWIFFMFVSSPLTTIFSVLEKQGAGLVFDLVLLASRVVSLTIGGMIGDPVIAILLFSLTGAFFCAFMNLWLLKLAGLDYLRECYLWCTDLAVGLLIAAPLIAAKLLSLPALALLAIAFVVSLVYYARAVVRDPFLKGWVAGFYQEIKRFINQSSR
- a CDS encoding serine acetyltransferase → MRKCEYWNNCLKNISPAHALFYYTLQYRYHQMSVRLGFTIPLNVFGPGLSIAHYGQLVVNSAAEIGENCRIHPGANIGSHDETAPKIGNNVYIGPGAKIFGDITIADGIAIGANSVVNRSFLEPNISIAGVPARKVSDTGSLPYIVRGTEALRGQTL